A DNA window from Micromonospora sp. NBC_01739 contains the following coding sequences:
- a CDS encoding MarR family winged helix-turn-helix transcriptional regulator — protein sequence MYRRRETRREMLVAEITAELRRYCVEAQHVGHAFAGQHGLNGTDLQALIAVMDAELSGEPITPGRLAEHLDLSSGSVTALIDRLERAGHLRRDRDTTDRRKVLLHYAEQGATVARDFFRPLGQRTDVVMDEFQDEELEVVYRFITAMGVSLREHRDAVRDARPTPPPRHRAG from the coding sequence ATGTACCGGCGGCGTGAAACCCGGCGGGAGATGTTGGTCGCGGAGATCACCGCCGAGTTGCGGCGCTACTGCGTGGAGGCCCAGCACGTCGGGCACGCCTTCGCCGGTCAACACGGCCTCAACGGCACCGACCTGCAAGCGTTGATCGCCGTGATGGACGCCGAGCTGTCCGGCGAGCCGATCACCCCCGGTCGACTGGCCGAGCACCTGGACCTCTCCTCGGGCTCCGTCACCGCCCTGATCGACCGGCTGGAACGCGCCGGGCACCTGCGGCGCGACCGGGACACCACCGATCGGCGCAAGGTGCTGCTGCACTACGCGGAGCAGGGGGCCACGGTCGCCCGGGACTTCTTCCGCCCCCTCGGTCAGCGCACCGATGTGGTGATGGACGAGTTCCAGGACGAGGAGTTGGAAGTCGTGTACCGGTTCATCACCGCCATGGGGGTGTCCCTGCGGGAACACCGCGACGCGGTGCGCGACGCCCGGCCCACCCCACCTCCACGGCATCGGGCGGGTTGA
- the uvrA gene encoding excinuclease ABC subunit UvrA, with protein sequence MADRLIIRGAREHNLRDVSLDLPRDALIVFTGLSGSGKSSLAFDTIFAEGQRRYVESLSSYARQFLGQMDKPDVDFIEGLSPAVSIDQKSTSRNPRSTVGTITEVYDYLRLLFARIGEPHCPVCGERISKQSPQQIVDRVLAMAEGTRFMVLAPVVRGRKGEYVDLFGELQAKGYARARVDGVVHQLTDPPKLKKQEKHTIEVVIDRLSVKPSAKQRLTDSVEAALGLSGGLVLLDFVDVPEDDPERERRYSEHLACPNDHPLAIEDLEPRVFSFNAPYGACPECTGLGTKKEVDPELLIPDPERTLREGAIQPWATGHNLEYFLRLLEALGETEHFDIDTPWRALPSRAQKTILHGSGDQVHVRYRNKYGRERSYYTGFEGVVQWIERRHSDTESEWSREKYEGYMRDVPCAACGGARLKPEVLAVTLAGRSIAEVCNLSVGECADLLAGIELTDRQKLIAERVLKEINARLRFLLDVGLDYLSLDRPAGTLSGGEAQRIRLATQIGSGLVGVLYVLDEPSIGLHQRDNHRLIETLVRLRGLGNTLIVVEHDEDTIRTADWIVDIGPGAGEHGGRIVHSGSVPALLENSESITGAYLSGRREIPTPKGRRPQTPGRELVVHGAREHNLRNLTVSFPLGQLIAVTGVSGSGKSTLVNDILYAVLANQINGARLVPGRHTRVSGLENVDKVVGVDQSPIGRTPRSNPATYTGVWDHVRKLFAETTEAKVRGYGPGRFSFNVKGGRCEACSGDGTIKIEMNFLPDVYVPCEVCKGARYNRETLEVHYKGKTVSDVLEMPIEEAAEFFSAIPAIHRHLKTLVDVGLGYVRLGQPAPTLSGGEAQRVKLASELQKRSTGRTVYVLDEPTTGLHFEDIRKLLMVLEGLVDKGNTVITIEHNLDVIKSADWLIDMGPEGGHRGGTVLATGTPEEVAEVTESHTGQFLRTVLKLDGTAQGAAAATARAAKANGTKTTGTKSTGTKTTGTKTTGTKTTGTKAAAGTKARAGRKSVAAG encoded by the coding sequence GTGGCCGACCGTCTGATCATTCGTGGCGCACGCGAGCACAACCTGCGTGACGTCAGCCTCGACCTCCCTCGGGACGCCCTGATCGTGTTCACCGGGCTGTCCGGGTCGGGCAAGTCGAGCCTGGCCTTCGACACGATCTTCGCAGAAGGGCAGCGCCGGTACGTCGAGTCGCTGTCGTCGTATGCCCGGCAGTTCCTCGGCCAGATGGACAAACCGGATGTCGACTTCATCGAGGGACTGAGCCCGGCGGTGTCGATCGACCAGAAGTCGACCTCGCGCAACCCCCGCTCCACGGTCGGCACCATCACCGAGGTCTACGACTACCTGCGGTTGCTGTTCGCCCGGATCGGGGAGCCGCACTGTCCGGTCTGCGGTGAGCGGATCTCCAAGCAGAGCCCGCAGCAGATCGTCGACCGGGTCCTGGCGATGGCCGAGGGCACCCGGTTCATGGTGCTGGCTCCGGTGGTACGCGGACGCAAGGGCGAGTATGTCGACCTGTTCGGCGAACTCCAGGCCAAGGGGTACGCGCGGGCCCGGGTCGACGGGGTGGTGCACCAGCTCACCGACCCGCCGAAGCTGAAGAAGCAGGAGAAGCACACCATCGAGGTGGTGATCGACCGGCTCAGCGTCAAGCCCAGCGCCAAGCAGCGGCTGACCGACTCCGTCGAGGCGGCGCTGGGGCTCTCCGGCGGTCTGGTCCTGCTCGACTTCGTCGACGTGCCCGAGGACGACCCGGAGCGGGAACGACGCTACTCCGAGCACCTGGCCTGCCCCAACGACCACCCCCTGGCGATCGAGGACCTGGAGCCCCGGGTCTTCTCCTTCAACGCCCCGTACGGTGCCTGCCCGGAGTGCACCGGCCTGGGCACCAAGAAGGAGGTCGACCCGGAGCTGCTCATCCCCGACCCGGAACGCACCCTGCGGGAGGGGGCGATCCAGCCCTGGGCCACCGGGCACAACCTGGAATACTTCCTGCGCCTGCTGGAGGCCCTCGGCGAGACCGAGCACTTCGACATCGACACCCCCTGGCGGGCGTTGCCGTCGCGGGCGCAGAAGACCATCCTGCACGGCTCCGGCGACCAGGTGCATGTGCGCTACCGCAACAAGTACGGCCGGGAGCGCTCGTACTACACCGGCTTCGAGGGGGTGGTGCAGTGGATCGAGCGCCGGCACTCCGACACCGAGAGCGAGTGGTCCCGGGAGAAGTACGAGGGCTACATGCGCGACGTGCCGTGTGCCGCCTGTGGCGGGGCCCGGCTCAAGCCCGAGGTGCTCGCCGTCACCCTGGCCGGGCGCAGCATCGCCGAGGTGTGCAACCTGTCCGTGGGTGAGTGTGCCGACCTGCTGGCCGGCATCGAGTTGACCGACCGGCAGAAGTTGATCGCCGAGCGGGTGCTCAAGGAGATCAACGCCCGGTTGCGGTTCCTGCTCGACGTCGGTCTGGACTACCTCTCCCTGGACCGTCCCGCCGGCACCCTGTCCGGTGGTGAGGCGCAGCGCATCCGGCTGGCCACCCAGATCGGTTCCGGGCTGGTCGGTGTGCTGTACGTGCTGGACGAGCCCTCCATCGGTCTGCACCAGCGCGACAACCACCGGCTGATCGAGACCCTGGTCCGGCTGCGCGGGCTGGGCAACACCCTGATCGTGGTGGAGCACGACGAGGACACCATCCGTACCGCCGACTGGATCGTCGACATCGGGCCGGGCGCGGGGGAGCACGGTGGGCGGATCGTGCACAGCGGCTCGGTGCCGGCCCTGCTGGAGAACTCGGAGTCGATCACCGGGGCCTACCTGTCCGGTCGGCGGGAGATTCCGACCCCGAAGGGTCGGCGGCCGCAGACCCCGGGCCGGGAGCTGGTGGTGCACGGTGCCCGGGAGCACAACCTGCGCAACCTGACGGTCAGCTTCCCGCTGGGCCAGCTGATCGCGGTGACCGGGGTCAGCGGCTCCGGCAAGTCGACCCTGGTCAACGACATCCTGTACGCCGTACTGGCCAACCAGATCAACGGCGCCCGGCTGGTGCCCGGCCGCCACACCCGGGTCTCCGGGCTGGAGAACGTGGACAAGGTCGTCGGCGTCGACCAGTCCCCGATCGGGCGTACCCCCCGGTCCAACCCGGCCACCTACACCGGGGTCTGGGATCACGTCCGCAAGCTGTTCGCCGAGACCACCGAGGCCAAGGTGCGGGGGTACGGGCCGGGCCGGTTCTCCTTCAACGTCAAGGGTGGCCGCTGTGAGGCCTGCTCCGGCGACGGCACCATCAAGATCGAGATGAACTTCCTGCCGGACGTGTACGTGCCGTGCGAGGTCTGCAAGGGGGCCCGGTACAACCGGGAGACCCTGGAGGTGCACTACAAGGGCAAGACCGTCTCGGACGTACTGGAGATGCCGATCGAGGAGGCGGCGGAGTTCTTCTCCGCCATCCCGGCCATCCACCGGCACCTCAAGACCCTGGTCGACGTGGGCCTGGGCTACGTCCGGCTGGGCCAGCCCGCGCCGACCCTGTCCGGGGGTGAGGCGCAGCGGGTCAAGCTCGCCTCCGAGTTGCAGAAGCGCTCCACCGGACGGACGGTGTACGTGCTCGACGAGCCGACCACCGGCCTGCACTTCGAGGACATCCGCAAGCTGCTGATGGTGCTGGAGGGGCTGGTCGACAAGGGCAACACGGTGATCACCATCGAGCACAACCTGGATGTGATCAAGAGCGCCGACTGGCTGATCGACATGGGTCCCGAGGGGGGTCACCGGGGCGGCACCGTGCTGGCCACCGGCACCCCGGAGGAGGTCGCCGAGGTCACCGAGAGCCACACCGGGCAGTTCCTGCGTACCGTGCTCAAGCTCGACGGCACGGCCCAGGGCGCGGCGGCGGCCACCGCCCGCGCGGCCAAGGCCAACGGCACCAAGACCACCGGGACCAAGTCGACCGGCACCAAGACCACCGGCACCAAGACCACCGGGACCAAGACGACCGGGACCAAGGCGGCGGCCGGGACCAAGGCGCGGGCCGGACGAAAGAGCGTCGCGGCCGGCTGA
- a CDS encoding maleylpyruvate isomerase family mycothiol-dependent enzyme translates to MTRDPLLLSGDVDDATTRLLRTAARFDATDLAQDCLLPGWTRGHLLAHLSRNADALVNALTSARTGDLVPMYPSDEARAAGIEAGAFRSPQEHLDDLRRSADRYAEAVAAMPVPAWSATVQTRRGPLPAAVLVWRRLRELEVHHVDLAAGYRPQDWSPSFAHRLLHEVVTDLGERDRVPPLVLHFDGGSHELVIGDRAQAPVVSGPTVEVAAWLTGRSPGTTLTVTPDGQLPDPPEWI, encoded by the coding sequence GTGACCCGGGACCCCCTGCTGTTGAGCGGTGATGTGGACGACGCCACGACCCGCCTGCTGCGCACGGCGGCACGCTTCGACGCCACCGATCTGGCGCAGGACTGCCTGCTGCCGGGGTGGACCCGCGGGCACCTGCTGGCCCACCTGTCCCGCAACGCCGACGCCCTGGTCAACGCCCTCACCTCGGCCCGCACCGGCGACCTGGTCCCGATGTACCCCAGTGATGAGGCCCGGGCCGCCGGCATCGAGGCCGGGGCCTTCCGCTCGCCCCAGGAGCACCTGGACGACCTGCGCCGCAGCGCCGACCGGTACGCCGAGGCGGTCGCCGCGATGCCGGTGCCGGCCTGGTCGGCCACCGTGCAGACCCGGCGTGGTCCCCTGCCGGCCGCCGTGCTGGTCTGGCGTCGGCTGCGGGAACTGGAGGTCCACCATGTCGACCTGGCCGCCGGTTACCGCCCACAGGACTGGTCACCGAGCTTCGCGCACCGGCTGCTGCACGAGGTGGTCACCGATCTCGGCGAGCGCGATCGGGTGCCGCCGCTGGTGCTGCACTTCGACGGCGGCAGTCACGAACTCGTCATCGGTGACCGGGCCCAGGCGCCGGTCGTCTCCGGTCCGACGGTCGAGGTCGCCGCGTGGTTGACCGGCCGCAGCCCAGGTACCACCCTGACCGTCACCCCCGATGGTCAGCTACCCGACCCACCGGAATGGATCTAG
- a CDS encoding CocE/NonD family hydrolase — translation MLERLASRLAGVALRLPRARTRRITVTRDIPVRARDGVILRTDHYAPALAQAPTVLIRTPYGRGGPMRLLCRIAAEQGFHVVIQSCRGTGGSGGVFDPFVHEREDGLDTLDWMRRQRWWCGAFGMFGASYQGFVQWALAADAGEEMRAMVAVATASSTRDSTYAGESFALDTVLTWVELLQAQTVPWLARQWELKRGQPRLLAALSHLPLVEADRVATGVTVPFFQQWLRHHTPQADYWRARVFDDRLDLVRAPVAMVSGWHDIFLPAQLSDYTALRARGAQPRLIIGPWTHGSPGLYVAALREGLGWLGTHLPTDDIDRGATQPTDGPVRVHVGGVGGGWRDLPDWPPSAQTTDWYLHPHSALRTCPPVPSSPDGFFYDPADPTPSLGGALLVAQRAGAVDNRPVEARPDVLTWTSEPLTSPLEVIGPVRAQIHVRSELDYFDVFVRLCDVDRQGRSWNICDGLVRVDPQRLPADGSGTVAVTVQMWPVAHRFAVGHRLRLQVSGGAHPRYARNPGTGEPLGAAVTLRGGYREILHDPERPSAVVLPIVGSAAQPSTDG, via the coding sequence GTGCTGGAACGGCTGGCCTCCCGACTCGCCGGGGTCGCGTTGCGGCTGCCCCGGGCCCGTACCCGAAGGATCACCGTCACCCGGGACATCCCGGTCCGGGCCAGGGACGGGGTGATCCTGCGCACCGACCACTACGCCCCCGCCCTGGCCCAGGCCCCCACCGTGCTGATCCGGACCCCGTACGGCCGGGGCGGGCCGATGCGGCTGCTCTGCCGGATCGCCGCCGAGCAGGGATTCCATGTGGTCATCCAGTCCTGTCGGGGCACCGGTGGCTCCGGCGGAGTCTTCGATCCCTTCGTCCACGAGCGCGAGGACGGGCTGGACACCCTCGACTGGATGCGCCGGCAACGGTGGTGGTGCGGCGCCTTCGGCATGTTCGGCGCCAGCTATCAGGGCTTCGTGCAGTGGGCCCTGGCCGCCGACGCGGGGGAGGAGATGCGGGCCATGGTGGCGGTGGCCACCGCCTCCTCCACCCGTGACTCCACCTACGCCGGGGAGTCCTTCGCCCTGGACACCGTCCTGACCTGGGTGGAGTTGCTGCAGGCGCAGACCGTGCCGTGGCTGGCCCGGCAGTGGGAACTCAAACGGGGCCAGCCCCGACTGCTCGCCGCCCTGTCCCACCTGCCGCTGGTGGAGGCCGACCGGGTGGCCACCGGGGTCACCGTCCCGTTCTTCCAGCAGTGGCTGCGCCACCACACCCCGCAGGCGGACTACTGGCGTGCCCGGGTCTTCGACGACCGGCTGGACCTGGTGCGGGCGCCGGTGGCGATGGTCAGCGGCTGGCACGACATCTTCCTGCCGGCCCAGTTGAGCGACTACACCGCGTTGCGGGCCCGGGGCGCCCAGCCCCGGCTGATCATCGGGCCGTGGACCCACGGCAGCCCCGGACTGTACGTCGCGGCCCTGCGCGAGGGCCTGGGCTGGCTCGGCACCCACCTGCCGACCGACGACATCGACCGAGGCGCCACGCAGCCGACGGACGGCCCGGTGCGGGTACACGTCGGTGGGGTCGGCGGCGGCTGGCGTGACCTGCCGGACTGGCCGCCCTCGGCGCAGACCACCGACTGGTATCTGCATCCGCACTCGGCCCTGCGTACCTGTCCGCCGGTGCCGTCCTCGCCGGACGGATTCTTCTACGACCCGGCGGATCCGACCCCCTCCCTGGGGGGTGCGCTGCTGGTGGCCCAGCGGGCCGGAGCGGTCGACAACCGGCCCGTGGAGGCCCGGCCCGACGTGCTGACCTGGACCAGCGAGCCGTTGACCAGCCCGCTGGAGGTGATCGGGCCGGTACGCGCACAGATTCATGTACGCAGTGAACTCGACTACTTCGATGTGTTCGTGCGACTGTGCGACGTGGACCGGCAGGGGCGATCCTGGAACATCTGCGACGGCCTGGTCCGGGTCGATCCGCAGCGGTTGCCGGCCGACGGCTCCGGCACGGTGGCGGTCACGGTGCAGATGTGGCCGGTGGCCCACCGGTTCGCCGTCGGGCACCGGCTGCGGCTCCAGGTCTCCGGCGGGGCCCATCCTCGGTACGCCCGCAACCCGGGCACCGGGGAACCCCTCGGGGCGGCCGTGACCTTGCGGGGTGGCTATCGGGAGATCCTGCACGATCCGGAGCGTCCCTCCGCAGTGGTCCTCCCGATCGTCGGGTCCGCCGCACAGCCTTCGACCGACGGATAA
- a CDS encoding DedA family protein: protein MADELAQVGELPIAGLMALLGVVMLFDAVPLFGVLVPGDVAVLAAVAVGTPSTGLATFVAVVTGCLVGWSMTFLVGRHWGERLRHSRFGAWVGEPRWVAAERILRRNGGRLVLVAPFLPVFNALLPLAAGGLRMSYPRFLGFAALGAGAWAGLYLAVGTASRSLAGLLPSGTSPLLVTMVGGLVLAAVVLLGTRRRLRAVTG, encoded by the coding sequence ATGGCAGACGAGCTGGCCCAGGTTGGAGAGTTACCCATCGCCGGCCTGATGGCCCTGCTCGGGGTGGTCATGCTCTTCGACGCGGTGCCACTGTTCGGGGTCCTGGTCCCCGGTGACGTGGCCGTGCTCGCCGCGGTGGCCGTCGGAACGCCCAGCACCGGCCTGGCGACCTTCGTCGCCGTGGTCACCGGATGCCTGGTGGGCTGGTCCATGACCTTCCTCGTCGGCCGACACTGGGGCGAGCGGCTGCGGCACAGCCGGTTCGGTGCCTGGGTCGGCGAGCCCCGCTGGGTGGCCGCCGAACGCATCCTGCGCCGCAACGGTGGTCGACTGGTGCTGGTAGCGCCCTTCCTGCCGGTGTTCAACGCGCTGCTGCCGCTGGCGGCGGGCGGCCTGCGCATGTCGTACCCACGGTTTCTCGGGTTCGCGGCCCTCGGCGCGGGCGCCTGGGCCGGTCTCTACCTGGCGGTGGGCACCGCCTCGCGGTCCCTGGCCGGGCTGCTGCCCAGCGGTACGAGCCCGCTGCTGGTCACGATGGTCGGAGGTCTGGTGCTGGCCGCCGTGGTGCTGCTCGGCACCCGACGCCGGCTGCGTGCGGTGACCGGCTGA
- the rsgA gene encoding ribosome small subunit-dependent GTPase A, with translation MNITLTALGWDTDRAAYLSRIHTPYRPGRVARVDRGFCTVLTEQGPTRASCSGAVLAAAVGDPTRLPGVGDWVLLGTWPDARVTVEGVLPRRTALIRRTAGKDASGQLLAANLDIAAVVEPVHPTPNAARIERLLSLVHESGARPLVVLTKTDLAADPAAVADQLAALAPGVPVLPVSAETGSGLARLRAEVAPGATLGLLGPSGSGKSSLVNALVGAVVMPIQSIRGVDGKGRHTTTWRALVPLPGGGTVLDTPGVRAVGLLDGAAGLDRAFSDIADLATGCRYGDCGHDAEPGCAVQAALASGDLSTRRWQNWRRLHREMTHETHRRTTRPRRPH, from the coding sequence GTGAACATCACCCTTACCGCCCTGGGTTGGGACACCGACCGAGCGGCGTACCTGAGTCGTATCCACACCCCGTACCGTCCCGGCCGGGTGGCCCGGGTCGACCGGGGATTCTGCACCGTACTCACCGAGCAGGGGCCGACCCGCGCCTCCTGCTCCGGTGCCGTCCTGGCCGCCGCCGTCGGCGACCCCACCCGACTGCCCGGGGTGGGCGACTGGGTGCTGCTGGGCACCTGGCCCGACGCGCGGGTGACCGTGGAGGGGGTGCTGCCCCGGCGTACCGCCCTGATCCGGCGCACCGCCGGCAAGGACGCCAGCGGTCAACTGCTGGCCGCCAACCTGGACATCGCCGCCGTGGTGGAGCCGGTGCACCCCACGCCGAACGCCGCCCGCATCGAGCGGCTGCTCTCCCTGGTGCACGAGTCGGGCGCCCGGCCCCTGGTCGTACTCACCAAGACCGACCTGGCCGCCGACCCGGCGGCGGTGGCCGATCAGTTGGCGGCCCTGGCCCCCGGGGTGCCGGTGCTGCCGGTCAGCGCCGAGACGGGCAGCGGCCTGGCACGGTTGCGCGCCGAGGTGGCCCCGGGTGCGACCCTGGGCCTGCTGGGGCCCTCCGGCTCCGGCAAGTCGAGCCTGGTCAACGCGCTGGTCGGGGCTGTGGTCATGCCGATCCAGTCGATCCGTGGGGTGGACGGCAAGGGCCGGCACACCACCACCTGGCGGGCCCTGGTGCCGCTGCCGGGTGGCGGCACCGTGCTGGACACCCCCGGGGTGCGGGCGGTCGGTCTGCTCGACGGCGCCGCCGGCCTGGATCGGGCCTTCAGCGACATCGCCGACCTCGCCACCGGCTGCCGGTACGGCGACTGCGGCCACGACGCCGAGCCCGGGTGCGCCGTGCAGGCCGCCCTGGCCAGCGGCGACCTCTCCACCCGCCGCTGGCAGAACTGGCGCCGCCTGCACCGCGAGATGACCCACGAAACCCACCGCCGCACCACCCGCCCCCGCCGCCCCCACTGA
- a CDS encoding MBL fold metallo-hydrolase — translation MTYDGAVTPGGPPAVRELDRLTITKVSVGPMDNNAYLLRCRDTGEQVLIDAANEAPRLLELIGDAGLTAVVTTHQHMDHWVGLEEVVAKTGARALVHADDAAGLPIEAQTLAEGDTVPVGDCALEVIHIKGHTPGSVALLYRDPAGVPHLFTGDSLFPGGVGNTDQDPERFAALIDDVEHKLFDRLPDETWFYPGHGRDSTLGAERPQLGEWRARGW, via the coding sequence ATGACCTACGACGGAGCAGTCACCCCCGGCGGCCCACCAGCGGTACGCGAACTCGACCGGCTGACCATCACCAAGGTGTCGGTCGGGCCGATGGACAACAACGCGTACCTGCTGCGCTGCCGTGACACCGGCGAGCAGGTGCTGATCGACGCGGCCAACGAGGCACCCCGGCTGCTGGAACTGATCGGTGACGCCGGGCTGACCGCGGTGGTCACCACCCACCAGCACATGGACCACTGGGTGGGGCTGGAGGAGGTCGTCGCCAAGACCGGTGCCCGCGCGCTGGTGCACGCCGACGACGCGGCCGGGCTGCCGATCGAGGCGCAGACCCTGGCCGAGGGCGACACCGTACCGGTCGGCGACTGTGCCCTGGAGGTCATCCACATCAAGGGGCACACCCCGGGTTCGGTGGCGCTGCTCTACCGCGACCCGGCCGGCGTCCCTCACCTTTTCACCGGGGACAGTCTCTTCCCGGGTGGCGTGGGCAACACCGACCAGGATCCGGAGCGCTTCGCCGCCCTCATCGACGATGTGGAGCACAAGCTGTTCGACCGGCTCCCGGACGAGACCTGGTTCTACCCGGGCCACGGGCGGGACTCCACCCTGGGTGCGGAGCGCCCCCAGCTGGGTGAATGGCGGGCCCGGGGCTGGTGA
- a CDS encoding cold-shock protein — protein MATGTVKWFNSEKGFGFIEQDGGGPDVFVHYSAIASSGYRELNEGQKVEFDVTQGQKGPQADNVRPL, from the coding sequence ATGGCAACCGGCACCGTGAAGTGGTTCAACTCGGAAAAAGGCTTCGGATTCATCGAGCAGGACGGCGGCGGACCCGACGTGTTCGTCCATTACTCGGCGATCGCCAGCAGTGGCTACCGGGAGCTGAACGAGGGTCAGAAGGTCGAGTTCGACGTGACCCAGGGACAGAAGGGTCCGCAGGCGGACAACGTCCGTCCGCTGTAA
- a CDS encoding MMPL family transporter codes for MSLFTRVARSRRAAWLTVAVAVLVGVAVFGLPIPSNPAPVSATGLSEQWQSTQVERLQRELPASGVQPAVVVVSRDDGAPLTEADRAAITEGTGGLRQLAVGGQVAPPQLSPDDTVALVAVPLDSTGGQEVVADRVAEVRSALSGFPGDLTVEVTGPPAFTADLTKVFEGADVTLLLFTAAVVAVLLLVTYRSPVLWLVPLAVVAATEQITLRALETIIPAVGINFAGGAVTGIASVLVFGAATNYALLLIARYREELRREEDRFTAMRAALRRTAEPILASGSTVMLGVLTLLLSEQETNRALAVACATGILLAMASALFVLPAALVLLGRRLFWPFVPTAGSVGREGRIWGALGSAVIRRPIPVAVLATLLLAGLALGGLGIRTGLSETEQFRVKPEAVAGAQTLARAFPAGTTQPLAVMTNPAAVPAVTAAAAEVPGVASARPGPAGAEVAQVDVVLEAEPGTEAANQTLERLRDTVGAVDNSAPPAVAGIEQPSGAVVGGTVAGRYDSAAADAKDLRLILPLILLLVGAVLVLLLRGLLAPVLLVATVVASYFASLGGAWLIFEYVFDFPAMDTGVPLLAFVFLVALGVDYNIFLVTRAREDARSTDTRQGMLSALRVTGGVITSAGILLAAVFAVLGVLPLITLTQIGIIVCLGVLLDTLLVRTVVVPALAFLLGERFWWPGRIAPKPTQ; via the coding sequence ATGTCTCTGTTCACCCGTGTCGCCCGCAGCCGTCGGGCCGCATGGCTCACCGTCGCCGTGGCCGTCCTCGTCGGCGTGGCCGTCTTCGGGCTACCCATACCCAGCAACCCGGCACCGGTCTCCGCCACCGGCCTGTCCGAGCAGTGGCAGTCCACCCAGGTGGAACGCCTCCAGCGGGAACTACCCGCCAGCGGCGTCCAGCCGGCCGTCGTGGTGGTCAGCCGCGACGACGGCGCCCCGCTGACCGAGGCCGACCGGGCGGCGATCACCGAGGGCACCGGCGGGCTGCGCCAGTTGGCCGTCGGCGGGCAGGTGGCCCCGCCGCAGCTGTCCCCGGACGACACCGTGGCCCTGGTGGCCGTACCCCTGGACAGCACCGGCGGCCAGGAGGTCGTCGCCGACCGGGTGGCCGAGGTGCGCTCCGCCCTCAGCGGCTTCCCCGGGGACCTGACGGTCGAGGTGACCGGCCCACCGGCCTTCACCGCTGACCTGACCAAGGTCTTCGAGGGCGCGGACGTCACCCTGCTGCTCTTCACCGCCGCCGTCGTGGCCGTGCTGCTGCTGGTCACCTACCGCAGCCCGGTGCTGTGGCTGGTGCCCCTGGCCGTCGTGGCCGCCACCGAACAGATCACCCTGCGGGCCCTGGAAACGATCATTCCGGCGGTCGGCATCAACTTCGCCGGCGGCGCCGTCACCGGCATCGCCAGCGTGCTGGTCTTCGGCGCGGCCACCAACTACGCCCTGCTGCTGATCGCCCGCTACCGGGAGGAACTACGCCGCGAGGAGGACCGCTTCACCGCGATGCGGGCCGCCCTGCGGCGTACCGCCGAGCCGATCCTGGCCAGCGGCAGCACGGTCATGCTCGGCGTACTCACCCTGCTGCTGAGCGAGCAGGAGACCAACCGTGCCCTGGCCGTGGCCTGCGCCACCGGCATCCTGCTCGCCATGGCCTCGGCCCTGTTCGTCCTGCCCGCCGCCCTGGTCCTGCTGGGACGCCGGCTGTTCTGGCCCTTCGTGCCCACCGCCGGCAGTGTCGGCCGCGAGGGCCGGATCTGGGGGGCCCTCGGCTCCGCCGTGATCCGTCGCCCGATCCCGGTGGCGGTGCTGGCCACCCTGCTGCTCGCCGGGCTGGCCCTCGGTGGCCTCGGCATCCGCACCGGGCTGTCGGAGACCGAGCAGTTCCGGGTGAAGCCGGAGGCCGTCGCCGGGGCGCAGACCCTGGCCCGCGCCTTCCCGGCCGGCACCACCCAGCCGCTGGCGGTGATGACCAACCCGGCCGCCGTGCCGGCGGTCACCGCAGCCGCCGCCGAGGTGCCCGGGGTGGCCTCCGCCCGACCCGGCCCGGCCGGTGCCGAGGTGGCCCAGGTCGATGTGGTCCTCGAAGCCGAGCCGGGCACCGAGGCCGCCAACCAGACCCTGGAGCGGCTGCGGGACACCGTCGGCGCCGTGGACAACTCGGCACCACCGGCCGTAGCCGGGATCGAGCAGCCCTCCGGAGCGGTCGTCGGGGGCACGGTCGCGGGCCGGTACGACTCCGCCGCCGCCGACGCCAAGGACCTGCGGCTCATCCTGCCGCTGATCCTGCTGCTGGTCGGGGCCGTGCTGGTCCTGCTGCTGCGCGGCCTGCTGGCCCCGGTGCTGCTGGTGGCCACGGTCGTCGCCTCGTACTTCGCCAGCCTCGGCGGAGCCTGGTTGATCTTCGAGTACGTGTTCGACTTCCCGGCGATGGACACCGGGGTGCCGCTGCTGGCCTTCGTGTTCCTGGTAGCCCTCGGGGTCGACTACAACATCTTCCTGGTCACCCGGGCCCGGGAGGACGCCCGCAGCACCGACACCCGCCAGGGCATGCTCTCCGCCCTCCGGGTCACCGGCGGGGTGATCACCAGCGCCGGCATCCTGCTCGCGGCGGTCTTCGCCGTGCTCGGGGTCCTGCCGCTGATCACCCTGACCCAGATCGGGATCATCGTCTGCCTCGGGGTCCTGCTGGACACCCTGCTGGTCCGTACGGTCGTCGTGCCGGCCCTGGCCTTCCTGC